One Silene latifolia isolate original U9 population chromosome 4, ASM4854445v1, whole genome shotgun sequence DNA segment encodes these proteins:
- the LOC141653403 gene encoding uncharacterized protein LOC141653403 gives MSMPMQSPKPMQLFINTHNYKHTTHLILLFISFSSFFITSFANNEEVMLLHSWLHSSSESPPLDFANWNSFDSNPCKWSYITCSSDNFVTEINIQNVQINLPFPSNISTLSHLQKLTISNANLTGTIPETIGDCPLLNFIDLSTNNLVGFVPNSIGKLKSLKDLILNSNQLTGSIPVEIGDCLALENLFLFDNNFNGELPTELGKLINLQTLRAGGNKDLSGSIPKELGQCQNLTVLGLADSKISGALPASLGSLTKLQTLSIYTTMLSGEIPPELGNCSELVNIYLYQNSLSGSIPKELGKLQKLEKLLIWQNNLSGGIPEALGNCSNLISVDVALNLLSGMIPASFGNLRNLSELMLSSNNISGSIPSNLGNARNLQQIQVDNNQITGTIPNELGRLAGLQVLFAWQNSLEGSIPNELGNCSSLQALDLSHNSITGSLPSSIFQLRNLTKLLLISNHISGSIPPEIGSCKALIRFRLSNNRITGELPKEMGFLNNLSFLDLSNNRLSRSIPNEIGQCKALQMLNLGNNTLRGPIPVSLSSLSKLEALNLSDNQIEGPIPARFGQLETLNSLILRKNILSGEIPPSIGSCVKLQLLDLSNNLLTGGIPDELFQLENLDIALNLSCNMLTGTIPTQISNLKNLNILDLSHNRLEGSLMQLSGLDNLVTLNVSYNNFSGFLPDNKLFRQLSSAELEGNKGLCSNSHDSCFIGNGARSGSRNRRQSKTLQLGIGLLIAVTVILVVLGAIAIFRARKMARDESDSEIGMDAWPWQFTPFQKLNFTINEVLKCLVESNIIGKGCSGIVYRAELDNADLIAVKKLWPIAVGTKHDSQKESLKPNDGRDSFSAEVKTLGSIRHKNIVKFLGCCWNRNTKLLMYEYMPNGSLGNLLHESGSFLDWDLRYKVIVGAAKGLAYLHHDCVPPIVHRDIKANNILIGLDYEPYIADFGLAKLVDDRDFAKSSSTVAGSYGYMAPEYGYMMKITEKSDVYSYGVVVLEVLTGKQPIDPTIPDGLHIVDWARQRKAGVEILDQKLQGRPESEVDEMMQTIGVALLCVAPSPNDRPTMKDVAAMLEEIRQERDSDCLKVDKVQVETSSQKNELENSHSSKKSNVGPSTRMQEQLLTQSSNTSFSGTSLLYTSSQGTVSYK, from the exons ATGTCAATGCCAATGCAATCACCAAAGCCAATGCAACTCTTCATCAACACCCACAATTACAAACACACCACCCATCTTATCCTTCTTTTCATCTCATTTTCTTCATTCTTCATCACTTCTTTTGCTAACAATGAAGAAGTCATGTTGTTGCATTCATGGCTTCATAGCTCTTCTGAATCACCACCTTTAGACTTTGCAAATTGGAACTCTTTTGATTCGAACCCATGTAAATGGTCTTACATTACTTGTTCTTCAGACAACTTTGTCACTGAAATTAACATCCAAAATGTTCAAATAAATCTCCCTTTTCCTTCAAATATATCAACACTTTCACACCTTCAAAAACTCACCATTTCTAATGCTAATCTTACTGGCACAATCCCTGAAACTATAGGAGACTGCCCTTTACTCAACTTTATTGACTTAAGTACTAATAATCTTGTTGGGTTTGTTCCCAACTCAATTGGGAAGCTTAAGAGCCTTAAAGATTTGATCTTGAACTCTAATCAACTCACTGGTAGTATCCCAGTGGAGATTGGTGATTGTCTTGCATTAGAAAATCTGTTCCTGTTTGATAATAACTTCAATGGTGAACTCCCAACTGAGTTGGGAAAACTTATAAATCTTCAAACTTTAAGGGCAGGTGGAAATAAGGATCTCTCAGGGAGTATCCCAAAAGAGTTGGGACAGTGTCAAAACTTGACTGTTCTTGGTTTAGCTGATTCAAAGATTTCCGGCGCACTACCGGCTTCTTTAGGCAGCCTGACAAAGCTCCAAACTTTGTCAATTTACACTACAATGCTGTCAGGAGAAATCCCACCTGAGTTAGGTAACTGTTCTGAGCTTGTGAATATATATCTGTATCAGAATAGTCTTTCTGGTTCAATACCAAAAGAGTTAGGTAAGCTTCAGAAGCTTGAGAAACTGTTGATATGGCAGAATAATCTGTCTGGTGGAATTCCTGAGGCGCTTGGAAATTGCTCAAATTTGATATCAGTTGATGTTGCATTGAATTTATTATCTGGGATGATTCCTGCATCTTTTGGTAATCTCAGAAATCTTTCTGAATTGATGCTTAGCAGTAATAACATTTCGGGTTCAATACCATCTAATCTTGGGAATGCTAGAAATTTGCAGCAGATTCAGGTTGATAATAATCAAATAACAGGTACAATCCCAAATGAGTTGGGTAGGTTAGCAGGATTACAGGTTTTGTTTGCATGGCAAAATAGTTTAGAGGGAAGTATCCCTAATGAGTTGGGTAATTGCAGTAGCCTTCAAGCTTTAGACTTGTCACATAACTCAATCACAGGAAGTTTGCCCAGTAGTATATTTCAGCTCCGAAATCTCACAAAGCTTTTGCTCATTTCCAATCACATTTCAGGGTCAATCCCACCTGAGATTGGGAGTTGCAAGGCTCTAATTCGGTTTCGTCTTTCTAATAATAGGATCACTGGGGAACTTCCTAAGGAAATGGGTTTTCTTAATAATCTTAGTTTTCTTGATTTGTCAAATAATCGCCTTTCCAGGTCAATCCCAAATGAGATAGGACAGTGCAAAGCCTTACAGATGCTGAACTTGGGTAATAACACTCTCAGAGGACCGATTCCCGTTTCATTATCATCATTGAGTAAGCTTGAGGCTTTGAATTTGTCAGATAACCAAATTGAAGGCCCGATTCCTGCAAGGTTTGGCCAACTAGAAACATTAAATTCTCTCATACTTAGAAAAAACATTCTCTCTGGAGAAATCCCACCTTCCATTGGAAGCTGTGTCAAACTTCAGTTGCTTGATTTAAGCAACAACCTCCTTACTGGGGGCATCCCAGATGAACTTTTCCAGCTCGAAAACCTCGATATCGCTCTCAATTTGAGCTGTAACATGCTTACTGGCACGATTCCTACTCAAATATCTAATCTCAAAAATCTAAACATACTTGACCTCTCCCACAACAGACTTGAAGGCAGTCTAATGCAACTTTCAGGGTTGGATAATCTTGTGACCCTTAATGTATCTTACAACAATTTCTCCGGGTTTTTGCCTGATAACAAGCTGTTTAGACAGCTGTCATCTGCTGAGTTGGAAGGTAACAAGGGGTTGTGTTCAAATAGTCATGATTCCTGTTTTATAGGCAATGGAGCTCGATCAGGAAGCAGGAACAGAAGGCAATCAAAGACACTGCAATTAGGAATCGGGTTGCTAATAGCTGTGACAGTCATACTGGTGGTTTTAGGAGCGATTGCAATTTTTCGAGCTAGGAAAATGGCTAGAGATGAAAGTGATTCCGAGATTGGGATGGATGCCTGGCCTTGGCAATTCACCCCATTTCAGAAACTCAACTTCACGATCAATGAAGTTTTGAAGTGTTTGGTGGAAAGCAACATCATCGGGAAAGGGTGCTCAGGAATTGTATACCGTGCAGAACTGGATAATGCCGATTTAATTGCTGTCAAGAAGCTGTGGCCGATAGCAGTGGGGACAAAACATGATTCCCAAAAAGAAAGTCTTAAGCCCAATGATGGGCGCGATTCTTTCTCAGCTGAAGTAAAGACATTGGGTTCTATCCGCCATAAAAACATAGTCAAGTTCTTAGGATGTTGTTGGAACAGGAACACGAAGTTGTTGATGTATGAGTACATGCCAAATGGAAGCTTAGGCAATCTCTTACACGAAAGTGGGAGTTTCTTGGACTGGGATTTAAGGTACAAGGTTATCGTAGGTGCAGCAAAAGGATTAGCTTATTTGCACCATGATTGTGTTCCTCCTATAGTTCATAGGGATATTAAGGCAAATAACATTCTGATTGGCCTTGATTATGAACCCTATATAGCTGATTTTGGTCTTGCCAAGCTTGTCGACGACAGAGATTTTGCTAAATCATCTAGCACAGTTGCTGGTTCATATGGCTACATGGCACCTG AATATGGATACATGATGAAAATAACCGAGAAGAGTGACGTGTACAGCTATGGAGTAGTCGTGTTAGAGGTACTAACAGGGAAGCAACCTATCGATCCAACTATCCCGGATGGGCTACATATTGTAGACTGGGCCAGGCAGAGGAAAGCGGGTGTTGAAATACTGGACCAAAAGTTACAAGGACGGCCGGAATCAGAAGTGGATGAGATGATGCAAACTATAGGGGTGGCCTTGTTATGTGTAGCTCCTTCACCTAATGACCGTCCTACCATGAAAGACGTGGCAGCCATGCTTGAGGAAATACGACAAGAGCGAGACTCAGATTGCCTTAAAGTTGATAAAGTACAAGTAGAAACATCCAGTCAGAAAAATGAGCTAGAAAATAGCCACAGCAGCAAGAAATCCAATGTAGGACCATCTACAAGAATGCAAGAGCAACTACTCACACAAAGCAGTAACACGAGCTTCTCCGGTACGTCTTTGCTGTATACTTCTAGTCAGGGTACTGTTTCGTATAAATAA